In Amycolatopsis sp. EV170708-02-1, the following are encoded in one genomic region:
- a CDS encoding DUF4307 domain-containing protein: MSTGQDAPSAESTRTDVPEGRYGKARAAKPARWRRLVFGVIALLVSGGIAYVAYTNFGSAPIEGERVSFDEKPGDAMEITINVTRDDVNRPGVCVVRVRDKAGAESGRKEVLVQPGSKNSRVTTTIKSIGKPVTADIFGCSYDVPRYLSRP; encoded by the coding sequence TTGAGCACGGGACAGGACGCTCCCAGCGCGGAAAGCACCCGGACGGACGTGCCCGAAGGCCGGTACGGCAAGGCCCGTGCCGCGAAGCCCGCCCGCTGGCGGCGGCTGGTGTTCGGCGTGATCGCGCTGCTGGTCAGCGGCGGGATCGCCTATGTCGCGTACACGAACTTCGGCAGCGCGCCCATCGAGGGCGAACGCGTCTCGTTCGACGAGAAGCCGGGCGACGCGATGGAGATCACCATCAACGTGACCAGGGACGATGTGAACCGTCCCGGCGTCTGCGTCGTCCGGGTCCGTGACAAGGCCGGCGCGGAAAGCGGCCGTAAAGAGGTCCTCGTTCAGCCTGGTTCGAAGAACAGCCGGGTGACGACCACCATCAAGAGCATCGGAAAGCCGGTCACGGCTGATATCTTCGGATGCTCATACGACGTACCACGGTACCTGTCAAGGCCATAG
- a CDS encoding polynucleotide kinase-phosphatase: MKLTIPDMSLVVLVGASGSGKSTFARTHFAPTQVLSSDYFRGLVADDENDQSASGAAFDVLHYVAAKRLEAGRITVIDATNVQRASRASLLKLAKEYDVLPTAIVLDLPVKVCQERNEARPDRDFGEHVVRRQRGELHRSLKSLEREGFRRVHVLRSEAEIAEAEIVVEPLRNDRRELTGPFDVIGDVHGCREELDELLSELGYVDGVHPEGRTAVFVGDLVDRGPDTPGVLRRVMAMAEAGSALVVCGNHEQKLVRALNGRNVKTTHGLAESLEQLSVQDEEFRAKAHAFCEGLIAHYVLDGGKLVVAHAGLPEKFHGRASGRVRSTALYGDTTGETDEYGLPVRLPWARDYRGKAMVLYGHTPTLEPEWINGTMCLDTGCVFGGKLTALRYPEREVVSVKAKKVWYEPSRPLEPARPLGGREPAVLELGDVTGKRIVETRHHGRVGVFAEQSAAALEVMSRFAVDPRWLPYLPPTMAPCSTSDVDGYLEHPEEAFAEFRAAGVDHVLCEEKHMGSRAVVLVCRDDDVAPARFGIHGSGAVYTRTGRPFFAPEQNARLLAGVREAAAELFEELDTGWLLLDTELLPWSAKAGSLISGQYAAVGAAAQSVLPAAVATLDAAAARGIDVSELLARTRTRESTVDAYRRAYRRYCWPTDGLEGVRLAPFQILASEGRTYHDRPHEGHLALLDRLTGDLFTRTRTLAVDTTDPASVARGVAWWLELTGAGGEGMVVKPAANLTRGARGLVQPGVKVRGREYLRIIYGPDYTLPENLSRLRKRGLNRKRALALREYALGLEALERLARGEPLWRVHECVFAVLALESDPVDPRL; this comes from the coding sequence ATGAAACTGACCATCCCCGACATGTCCCTCGTCGTGCTCGTCGGCGCCTCCGGCTCCGGCAAGTCGACCTTCGCGCGGACGCATTTCGCGCCCACACAGGTACTGTCCAGCGACTACTTCCGCGGCCTGGTGGCCGACGACGAGAACGACCAGAGCGCGTCGGGCGCCGCTTTCGACGTGCTCCACTACGTCGCGGCGAAGCGGCTCGAAGCGGGCAGGATCACCGTCATCGACGCGACGAACGTCCAGCGCGCGTCGCGGGCCAGCCTGCTGAAGCTGGCGAAGGAGTACGACGTCCTTCCGACGGCGATCGTGCTCGACCTGCCGGTGAAGGTCTGCCAGGAACGCAACGAGGCCCGGCCGGATCGCGACTTCGGCGAGCACGTCGTCCGTCGTCAGCGCGGCGAACTGCACCGCTCGCTGAAGTCGTTGGAGCGCGAGGGTTTCCGCCGGGTGCACGTGTTGCGGAGCGAGGCCGAGATCGCCGAAGCGGAGATCGTCGTCGAGCCCCTGCGCAACGACCGCCGCGAGCTGACCGGGCCGTTCGACGTCATCGGCGACGTCCACGGTTGCCGCGAGGAACTGGACGAACTGCTCTCCGAGCTGGGGTACGTCGACGGCGTGCACCCGGAGGGACGGACCGCCGTGTTCGTCGGCGACCTCGTCGACCGCGGGCCCGACACACCCGGCGTGCTGCGGCGGGTGATGGCGATGGCCGAGGCGGGCAGCGCGCTGGTCGTCTGCGGGAACCACGAACAGAAACTGGTCCGCGCGCTGAACGGGCGCAACGTCAAGACCACGCACGGCCTCGCGGAGTCGCTGGAGCAGCTTTCCGTGCAGGACGAGGAGTTCCGCGCGAAGGCGCACGCCTTCTGCGAAGGACTCATCGCGCACTACGTCCTCGACGGCGGCAAGCTCGTCGTCGCGCACGCGGGCCTGCCCGAGAAGTTCCACGGGCGCGCGTCCGGCCGGGTGCGGAGCACCGCGCTCTACGGCGACACCACCGGCGAGACCGACGAATACGGCCTGCCGGTCCGGTTGCCGTGGGCGCGCGACTACCGCGGCAAGGCGATGGTCCTTTATGGACACACGCCGACGCTGGAACCGGAATGGATCAACGGGACCATGTGTCTCGACACGGGCTGTGTCTTCGGCGGCAAGCTGACCGCTTTGCGTTACCCGGAGCGGGAAGTCGTCTCGGTGAAGGCCAAAAAGGTCTGGTACGAGCCGTCACGTCCGCTCGAACCGGCGCGGCCGCTGGGCGGACGCGAGCCCGCGGTACTGGAGCTCGGCGACGTCACCGGGAAGCGGATCGTCGAGACCCGGCACCACGGCCGGGTCGGGGTCTTCGCCGAACAGTCGGCGGCGGCGCTCGAGGTGATGAGCCGCTTCGCCGTCGACCCGCGCTGGCTGCCGTACCTGCCGCCGACCATGGCGCCGTGTTCGACGTCCGACGTGGACGGCTACCTCGAACACCCCGAGGAGGCTTTCGCCGAATTCCGCGCGGCGGGTGTCGATCACGTCCTGTGCGAAGAGAAGCACATGGGCTCACGTGCCGTCGTGCTCGTGTGCCGCGACGACGACGTGGCTCCCGCGCGGTTCGGGATCCACGGCTCCGGCGCGGTGTACACCCGCACCGGCCGTCCGTTCTTCGCGCCCGAGCAGAACGCGCGGCTGCTCGCCGGTGTGCGGGAAGCGGCGGCGGAACTGTTCGAGGAACTGGACACCGGCTGGCTGCTGCTCGACACGGAACTGCTGCCGTGGAGCGCGAAAGCCGGGTCGCTGATCTCGGGCCAGTACGCGGCCGTGGGCGCGGCGGCGCAGTCCGTGCTGCCCGCCGCCGTCGCGACGCTGGACGCGGCCGCCGCTCGCGGGATCGACGTGTCGGAGCTCTTGGCGCGCACCCGGACCCGCGAGTCCACTGTGGACGCTTACCGGCGGGCGTACCGGCGTTACTGCTGGCCGACCGACGGCCTCGAAGGCGTCCGGCTGGCGCCGTTCCAGATCCTGGCGTCGGAGGGCCGCACGTACCACGACCGGCCGCACGAGGGGCACCTCGCGCTGCTGGACCGGCTCACCGGCGACCTGTTCACACGCACACGGACGCTGGCCGTCGACACGACCGACCCGGCGTCCGTGGCGCGCGGCGTCGCATGGTGGCTGGAGCTGACCGGCGCGGGCGGCGAGGGCATGGTCGTCAAACCGGCGGCGAACCTGACTCGTGGCGCGCGCGGACTGGTGCAGCCCGGGGTGAAGGTGCGCGGGCGGGAGTACCTGCGGATCATCTACGGGCCGGACTACACGCTGCCGGAGAACCTCTCGCGCCTTCGCAAACGGGGTCTCAACCGGAAGCGGGCGCTGGCGTTGCGCGAGTACGCGCTGGGGCTGGAGGCGCTGGAGCGGCTGGCGCGCGGGGAGCCGCTGTGGCGGGTGCACGAATGCGTGTTCGCCGTGCTGGCGCTGGAGTCGGATCCGGTCGACCCGCGCCTCTGA
- a CDS encoding 3' terminal RNA ribose 2'-O-methyltransferase Hen1: MLLTMTTTRNPATDLGFLLHKHPEKAQSLTLSAGTAHVFYPEAADERCTVALLVEIDPVDLVRGGGTSLTQYVNDRPYAGGSYLAVALRAAFTTALAGRCANRPELVDERFPLEIRVPSLTARGGAEVVHKLFEPLGWQVEAKTVPLDPEFPQWGDSRYVDLRLTGTQRVVDALRHLYVLLPALDGDKHYWIGQDEADKLLRVGEGWLAGHPERDLITNRYLERRRPIVSYALDRLAEADDVPAEAEARVTELPDRPEPLAVQRQGSVLAALRAAGARRVLDLGCGGGALLRVLQKEPSFTEIVGVDVSASALDIAEKRLKDKSRITLKQSALTYADPSLAGYDAAVLMEVIEHVDEERLPALEHAVFGVAAPRTVLVTTPNAEYNRHFEFLEEGRFRHADHRFEWTREQFRTWAEGVAGRRGYDVRHLPVGQESQESGPPTQMAVFTSRKEAVA; the protein is encoded by the coding sequence GTGCTCCTGACCATGACGACCACCCGGAACCCGGCCACCGACCTCGGCTTTCTTCTGCACAAGCATCCGGAGAAGGCGCAATCGCTCACGCTCTCGGCCGGCACGGCGCACGTCTTCTACCCGGAGGCGGCCGACGAACGCTGCACGGTCGCGCTGCTGGTCGAGATCGACCCGGTCGACCTCGTGCGCGGTGGCGGCACGTCGCTGACCCAGTACGTCAACGACCGCCCGTACGCGGGTGGCTCGTATCTGGCGGTGGCGCTGCGAGCCGCCTTCACCACGGCGCTGGCGGGCCGGTGCGCGAACCGGCCGGAGCTCGTCGACGAGCGTTTCCCGCTGGAGATCCGGGTCCCGTCGCTGACCGCGCGCGGCGGCGCCGAGGTCGTCCACAAGCTGTTCGAGCCGCTCGGCTGGCAGGTCGAAGCGAAGACCGTCCCGCTCGACCCCGAGTTCCCGCAGTGGGGCGATTCCCGCTACGTCGATCTCCGGCTGACCGGCACCCAGCGGGTCGTCGACGCGTTGCGGCACCTGTACGTCCTGCTGCCCGCGCTCGACGGCGACAAGCACTACTGGATCGGCCAGGACGAAGCGGACAAGCTGCTGCGCGTCGGCGAAGGCTGGCTCGCCGGGCACCCGGAACGTGACCTGATCACCAACCGGTACCTCGAACGACGCCGCCCGATCGTCTCGTACGCGCTCGACCGGCTCGCCGAAGCGGACGACGTGCCGGCCGAAGCCGAAGCCCGGGTCACCGAGCTGCCGGACCGGCCGGAACCGCTGGCCGTCCAGCGTCAGGGCAGCGTGCTCGCGGCGCTCCGGGCGGCGGGCGCGCGGCGCGTGCTCGACCTCGGCTGCGGTGGTGGCGCGTTGCTGCGTGTGCTGCAGAAGGAGCCGTCGTTCACGGAGATCGTGGGTGTCGACGTGTCCGCGAGCGCGCTCGACATCGCCGAGAAACGGCTCAAAGACAAGTCCCGGATCACCTTGAAGCAGTCCGCGCTGACCTACGCGGATCCGTCGCTGGCCGGATACGACGCGGCCGTGCTGATGGAGGTGATCGAGCACGTCGACGAGGAGCGCCTGCCCGCGCTGGAGCACGCCGTGTTCGGGGTCGCCGCGCCGCGGACGGTGCTCGTCACGACGCCGAACGCCGAGTACAACCGGCACTTCGAATTCCTCGAAGAAGGCCGGTTCCGGCACGCCGACCACCGTTTCGAGTGGACACGCGAGCAGTTCCGCACGTGGGCCGAAGGCGTCGCGGGACGGCGCGGTTACGACGTCCGCCACCTGCCGGTGGGACAGGAGTCCCAGGAATCAGGACCGCCGACCCAGATGGCGGTCTTCACGTCTCGAAAGGAGGCCGTGGCATGA
- the hppD gene encoding 4-hydroxyphenylpyruvate dioxygenase, protein MTHTAEPQGALDDVSYDQLRQLVGLVDHDSSTDPFPVKSMDAVVFIAGNATQTAWFYQVAFGMQLVAYSGPETGNFERKSFVLKSGSARFVITGGVQLDSPLLDHHRRHGDGVIDLALEVADVDRCIEHARAQGATVLEEPHDVSDEHGTVRVAAIATYGETRHTLVDRSKYTGVYLPGYVPRESAIVRPEGAPKRLFQAIDHCVGNVELGKMDYWVDWYRRVMGFVNMAEFVGDDIATEYSALMSKVVSNGNHRVKFPLNEPAVAKKKSQIDEYLEFYGGAGCQHIALATNDIVTTVKAMRAAGIEFLDTPDSYYEDPELRARIGEVRVPIDKLKENRILVDRDEDGYLLQIFTKPIGDRPTVFYELIERHGSLGFGKGNFKALFEAIEREQERRGNL, encoded by the coding sequence ATGACGCACACAGCGGAACCCCAGGGTGCTCTTGACGACGTGAGCTACGACCAGCTGCGTCAGCTCGTCGGCCTCGTCGACCACGACTCTTCGACCGATCCCTTCCCGGTGAAGTCGATGGACGCGGTGGTGTTCATCGCGGGCAACGCCACGCAGACCGCGTGGTTCTACCAGGTCGCGTTCGGCATGCAGCTCGTCGCGTACTCCGGTCCGGAGACCGGGAACTTCGAGCGCAAGTCGTTCGTGCTGAAGTCCGGCTCGGCCCGCTTCGTGATCACCGGCGGCGTCCAGCTCGACTCGCCGCTGCTCGACCACCACCGCCGCCACGGCGACGGCGTGATCGACCTCGCCCTCGAAGTCGCCGACGTCGACCGGTGCATCGAGCACGCCCGCGCGCAGGGCGCCACCGTCCTCGAGGAGCCGCACGACGTCTCCGACGAGCACGGCACCGTGCGCGTCGCCGCGATCGCGACCTACGGCGAGACCCGCCACACGCTGGTCGACCGGTCGAAGTACACCGGCGTCTACCTGCCCGGCTACGTGCCGCGCGAGAGCGCCATCGTCCGCCCCGAAGGCGCGCCGAAGCGGCTGTTCCAGGCCATCGACCACTGCGTCGGCAACGTCGAGCTCGGCAAGATGGACTACTGGGTCGACTGGTACCGCCGTGTCATGGGCTTCGTGAACATGGCGGAGTTCGTCGGCGACGACATCGCGACCGAGTACTCGGCGCTGATGAGCAAGGTGGTCTCCAACGGCAACCACCGCGTCAAGTTCCCGCTCAACGAGCCGGCGGTCGCGAAGAAGAAGTCGCAGATCGACGAGTACCTCGAGTTCTACGGCGGCGCGGGCTGCCAGCACATCGCGCTGGCCACCAACGACATCGTCACGACGGTGAAGGCGATGCGCGCGGCGGGCATCGAGTTCCTCGACACCCCGGACTCCTACTACGAGGACCCGGAGCTGCGCGCGCGGATCGGCGAGGTCCGGGTGCCGATCGACAAGCTCAAGGAGAACCGCATCCTGGTCGACCGCGACGAGGACGGCTACCTGCTGCAGATCTTCACCAAGCCGATCGGCGACCGCCCGACGGTGTTCTACGAGCTCATCGAGCGGCACGGTTCGCTCGGTTTCGGCAAGGGCAACTTCAAGGCCCTGTTCGAGGCCATCGAGCGTGAGCAGGAGCGCCGCGGCAACCTCTGA
- the mca gene encoding mycothiol conjugate amidase Mca yields MVSAEEPPKSRLRLMAVHAHPDDESSKGAATMARYAAEGHEVMVVTCTGGEAGSVLNPAMDRPEVLTNMTEIRREEMARAAKILGVSHTWLGFVDSGLPEGDPLPPVPEGSFAVVPLEESTGALVKVIREFRPHVIVTYDENGGYPHPDHIRTHEISVAAFDAAGEAERYPDAGEPWQPMKLYYVHGFSRARMTVFHEALLERGLESPYEEWLKSWDPDKADVMERVTTRVECGEYFEQRDEALKAHATQIDPNSRWFAVPRDLQREVWPTEEYELVRSLVDSTLPEDDLFAGLKEG; encoded by the coding sequence ATGGTGTCTGCCGAAGAACCGCCGAAGTCACGCCTCCGCCTGATGGCGGTGCACGCGCACCCCGACGACGAGTCGAGCAAGGGTGCCGCCACCATGGCCAGGTACGCCGCCGAAGGGCACGAGGTCATGGTCGTGACCTGCACCGGCGGTGAAGCGGGCAGTGTGCTGAACCCGGCCATGGACCGTCCCGAAGTACTGACCAACATGACCGAGATCCGCCGGGAGGAGATGGCCCGCGCGGCCAAGATCCTCGGCGTGAGCCACACCTGGCTCGGGTTCGTCGACTCGGGCCTGCCCGAGGGCGACCCGCTTCCCCCGGTCCCCGAGGGCTCGTTCGCGGTCGTCCCGCTCGAAGAGTCCACCGGTGCCCTGGTGAAGGTCATCCGCGAGTTCCGCCCGCACGTGATCGTCACCTACGACGAGAACGGCGGGTATCCGCATCCCGACCACATCCGCACGCACGAGATCTCGGTCGCGGCCTTCGACGCCGCGGGCGAGGCGGAGCGGTACCCGGACGCGGGCGAGCCGTGGCAGCCGATGAAGCTGTACTACGTGCACGGGTTCTCGCGCGCCAGGATGACGGTGTTCCACGAGGCCCTGCTCGAACGCGGCCTGGAGTCGCCGTACGAGGAGTGGCTCAAGTCGTGGGACCCGGACAAGGCCGACGTCATGGAGCGGGTGACCACCCGCGTCGAATGCGGCGAGTACTTCGAGCAGCGTGACGAAGCGCTCAAGGCGCACGCCACCCAGATCGACCCGAACAGCCGCTGGTTCGCCGTCCCGCGCGACCTGCAGCGCGAGGTCTGGCCGACCGAGGAGTACGAGCTGGTCCGCTCACTGGTGGACAGCACCCTGCCGGAGGACGATCTGTTCGCCGGCTTGAAGGAGGGCTAA
- the greA gene encoding transcription elongation factor GreA: protein MVTVSDTKVTWLTQDAYDRLKQELDHYIELRPVIAAKINDSREEGDLKENGGYHAAREEQGQHEARIRHLQELLRSAKVGEPPANDGSAGPGKVLTVRYDGDDEDENFLLATREEGTEGDLDVYSPESPLGKALLGAKEGETREYELPNGSIQKVTLVKAVPYTGK from the coding sequence ATGGTGACCGTGAGCGACACAAAGGTGACCTGGCTGACCCAGGATGCCTACGACAGGCTCAAGCAGGAACTCGACCACTACATCGAGCTCCGCCCGGTCATCGCTGCGAAGATCAACGACAGCCGGGAAGAGGGCGACCTCAAGGAGAACGGCGGCTACCACGCCGCCCGTGAGGAGCAGGGCCAGCACGAGGCCCGCATCCGCCACCTCCAGGAGCTCCTCCGCTCGGCCAAGGTGGGCGAGCCGCCCGCCAACGACGGCAGCGCCGGACCGGGCAAGGTCCTCACCGTGCGTTACGACGGCGACGACGAGGACGAGAACTTCCTCTTGGCGACCCGTGAAGAGGGCACCGAGGGTGACCTGGACGTCTACTCGCCGGAGTCGCCGCTCGGCAAGGCGCTGCTCGGCGCCAAAGAGGGCGAGACCCGCGAGTACGAGCTGCCCAACGGCAGCATCCAGAAGGTGACGCTCGTCAAGGCCGTGCCGTACACCGGCAAGTGA
- a CDS encoding MBL fold metallo-hydrolase, whose protein sequence is MSELPICVACGMQYAEPRSDCPICEDERQYIPQAGQRWTDLDTVRASGTYQARIEEQGPGLIGVGSTPNFAIGERALLVKAESGNFLWDCAGFIDDDLVAKVRDLGGLTGIAISHPHYYTTMVEWAHAFDAPIYLHEGDRQWIGRPDPAIKLWSGTTLDVAPGLRLINLGVHFAGGTVLHWPGGENGRGAVLSGDILQVIPDRRFVGMMYSYPNLIPERPEVVRRAAELLEPYAFEAIYGAWWDAIIRTDGHEAVQRSAKRYLSQVG, encoded by the coding sequence ATGAGCGAACTACCCATCTGCGTCGCCTGCGGCATGCAGTACGCGGAACCCCGGTCCGACTGCCCGATCTGCGAGGACGAACGTCAGTACATCCCGCAGGCCGGACAGCGCTGGACCGATCTGGACACCGTCCGCGCGAGCGGGACGTACCAGGCACGCATCGAGGAGCAGGGCCCCGGCCTCATCGGGGTCGGGTCCACTCCCAATTTCGCCATCGGCGAGCGCGCGCTGCTGGTCAAGGCCGAATCAGGCAACTTCCTGTGGGACTGCGCGGGCTTCATCGACGACGACCTCGTCGCCAAGGTCCGTGACCTCGGCGGCCTCACCGGCATCGCGATCAGCCACCCGCACTACTACACCACCATGGTCGAGTGGGCCCACGCCTTCGACGCGCCCATCTACCTGCACGAGGGCGACCGGCAGTGGATCGGCAGGCCGGATCCGGCGATCAAGCTGTGGAGCGGGACGACCCTCGACGTCGCCCCCGGCCTGCGGCTCATCAACCTCGGCGTGCATTTCGCCGGCGGGACCGTGCTGCACTGGCCGGGTGGGGAGAACGGCCGCGGCGCGGTGCTCTCGGGCGACATCCTGCAGGTCATCCCGGACCGCCGCTTCGTCGGCATGATGTACAGCTACCCGAACCTGATCCCGGAGCGGCCCGAGGTCGTCCGCCGGGCGGCCGAACTGCTCGAACCGTACGCGTTCGAGGCGATCTACGGCGCCTGGTGGGATGCGATCATCCGCACCGACGGGCACGAGGCCGTCCAGCGGTCGGCGAAGCGGTATCTGAGCCAGGTGGGCTAG
- a CDS encoding Lrp/AsnC family transcriptional regulator: protein MSEALDALDARLLLLLTDSPRLGVLECARRLGVARGTVQARLDRLTERGILGGFPPELDLAAMGYGLTAFAVLEIAQGRRAEVAEALSAIDEVCEVHATTGQGDLFVRMVARNNDDLQRVVDEVVGAPYVRRTSTSIALSTPVPPRVRPLLERLARS from the coding sequence ATGTCGGAAGCGCTCGACGCACTGGACGCGCGGCTGCTGCTGTTGCTCACCGACTCGCCCCGGCTCGGCGTGCTCGAATGCGCCCGCCGTCTCGGCGTCGCGCGGGGCACCGTACAGGCGAGGCTGGACCGGTTGACCGAGCGCGGGATCCTCGGCGGGTTCCCGCCCGAACTCGACCTCGCGGCGATGGGATACGGCCTCACCGCGTTCGCCGTCCTGGAGATCGCGCAGGGCCGCCGGGCCGAGGTCGCGGAGGCGCTGTCCGCCATCGACGAGGTCTGCGAAGTCCACGCGACGACCGGGCAGGGTGACCTCTTCGTGCGGATGGTGGCGCGCAACAACGACGACCTGCAGCGGGTGGTGGACGAGGTGGTCGGCGCGCCGTACGTGCGGCGGACGTCGACGTCGATCGCGTTGTCGACGCCGGTTCCGCCGCGCGTACGGCCGCTGCTGGAACGGCTGGCGAGGAGCTAG